From Arachis stenosperma cultivar V10309 chromosome 2, arast.V10309.gnm1.PFL2, whole genome shotgun sequence, one genomic window encodes:
- the LOC130962605 gene encoding uncharacterized protein LOC130962605 — MEGVANLQVYYNSEVIRNTHEGVTFVCECPLSFAIPCTMSFVELQNGLCNNIQSHILKRVSNLLYRSPVQVFGGLIQFQIMPITNDASMQHMLYIYQQTRSHVLMIELYVEFEQQSGMSMIDDEINVDELGDIDWEEDNNDSEDEFEANYEVDDENDDEDLAGNPAVQDEANAIVSQHPFGVPSFMRTLDLEAMHAPEFPEYANTGNVAAEDGEFSVGMEFGSRESVISAIKSYTISRGVDYTVYESEPQTFYAKCKGYGAGCN; from the exons ATGGAAGGTGTTGCAAACTTGCAAGTATATTATAATAGTGAGGTTATAAGAAACACACATGAAGGAGTAACTTTTGTTTGTGAATGTCCGTTGTCATTTGCCATTCCATGTACCATGAGTTTTGTCGAGTTGCAAAATGGTCTTTGTAATAACATTCAAAGCCACATTTTGAAAAGGGTGAGCAATCTTTTATACAGAAGTCCTGTGCAAGTATTTGGTGGGTTAATACAGTTTCAAATAATGCCCATCACTAACGATGCCAGTATGCAGCATATGTTGTATATTTATCAACAAACCCGATCTCACGTGCTGATGATAGAGCTGTACGTTGAGTTTGAACAGCAGTCGGGGATGAGTATGATCGACGACGAGATCAATGTTGATGAGCTCGGTGATATAGATTGGGAAGAAGATAATAATGACAGTGAAGACGAATTTGAAGCTAACTATGAAGTTGATGACGAAAACGATGACGAAGACTTGGCAGGTAATCCGGCAGTGCAAGATGAAGCGAATGCGATTGTAAGCCAGCACCCATTTGGTGTTCCGTCTTTTATGCGGACTCTAGATCTCGAAGCTATGCATGCTCCGGAATTTCCTGAGTATGCGAATACAG GTAACGTTGCGGCGGAAGATGGCGAGTTTAGTGTCGGAATGGAATTTGGTTCGAGAGAGTCGGTGATATCTGCAATCAAAAGCTACACCATATCTAGAGGAGTTGATTACACTGTGTATGAGTCTGAGCCGCAGACATTCTATGCGAAATGCAAGGGGTATGGTGCAGGGTGCAACTGA
- the LOC130960298 gene encoding putative UPF0481 protein At3g02645 — MLPGIVIDDVTPYLYHNLIAYEMCPDFDNNFEFCSYFSLMDSLVDDAEDVKELRAAGVLQNLLGSDEDVAKLFNELGHVLPSKLFNAESYDNRYVAVKLRIDAHYRNKWKTSLAQLRSTYFNTPWSHIAFFAALLVLALTLIQTWYAMPINSK; from the coding sequence ATGCTTCCAGGGATTGTGATTGATGATGTCACACCTTATCTGTATCACAACTTGATTGCATATGAGATGTGTCCGGATTTTGATAACAACTTCGAATTTTGCTCTTACTTTTCTTTGATGGATTCCTTGGTTGATGATGCCGAGGATGTGAAAGAGCTCAGAGCAGCTGGTGTCCTCCAAAATTTGCTTGGAAGTGATGAAGACGTGGCCAAACTCTTCAATGAATTAGGCCATGTATTGCCAAGCAAACTGTTCAACGCCGAAAGCTATGACAATAGATATGTTGCAGTCAAGCTTCGAATCGATGCGCATTACAGAAACAAATGGAAGACTTCGTTGGCTCAACTACGCAGCACCTACTTCAATACCCCATGGTCTCACATTGCCTTCTTTGCTGCTTTGTTAGTATTGGCTCTCACTTTAATCCAAACATGGTATGCTATGCCTATAAATTCTAAGTAG